In Actinomycetota bacterium, the sequence AAAGTCTGCCAGCATCTGTGCATGCCGTTCACCGTGTTGCTCTGCACCGACGGGTCCGACCTGGCCGAGGCCGCCCTTGCCGAGGGGCTGGCCGTGCTGCGCCACCCCGATCGGGTCGTCGTCGCCACCGTCATCGAGCCTGCCGATCCGACGCTCGTCGTCGGCACCGGTCTTGCCGGCGGGGTGATCTCGCCCTCGGAGATGGACCGGCTGCAAGAAGACCGCATGGGTGCGGCGCGTGAGGCGCTCCAGGCAGCGTGCTCCAGGTTGGGCCTGGCCGACGCCGAGCAGCAGATCCTCGTCGGTGCTCCGGGCCAGGCGCTGTGCGACCTCGCCGAGTCGTTGCCGGCATCAGTGCTGGTGATCGGGACGCGAGGCCGGGGCGGAATCCGCCGGGCGATGCTCGGCTCGGTGTCGGACTACGTCGTCAGGCGGGCGCCGTGCCCGGTGGTCACCCGCAACGCCGATTGAGCAGGCGCCTTCAGGTGGCCACCTGAACGACGAGCTTGCCGACATGGTCGCCGGCGAACAGGCGGACCAGGGCCTCTGGAGCCCGATCGAGACCCTGCAGCACGTGTTCGCGGTGCTTGATCTTGCCCTCGGCGAGCCACGCCGCCAGCTGCGCGGAGCCCGCTTCGTACGCTCCCCAGTGGTCGAGGGTGTTGAACCCCTCCAGACGTGCCCGCTTGCCCATCACGTAGCGGAGGTTGTGCAGCGGTGGCGGGGATCCGACGAGCTGATAGGTGGAGATGTCGCCGCACATCACCACACGGCCGTGTTGCGCCAGCCGCCGCAGCACGGTGTCGAGCAACTCGCCTCCGACGTTGTCGAAGTACACGTCGACTCCCCGCGGCGCCAGCTCCTTCAGGCGCGCGGCGACGTCCTCGGCCTTGTAGTCGATCGCCGCGTCGAAGCCGAGCTCGTCGACGATCCACGCGCACTTCTGCGGACCACCCGCGATGCCGATCACGTGCGCACCGCGCAGCTTCGCGACCTGTCCCGCGACCGCACCGACCCCGCTTGCCGCCGCGGACACGACGAACGTCTCCCCGGGCTCGGGCCTGGCCACCTCGGTGACGCCGAGGTAAGCGGTGAGCCCGACGTGACCGAGCACGTTCAGCGCGTCGAGCAGCTCGACGTCCTCGCCGATCAGCGTCACCGGGAACGGCTCCTGCGCGGCGAGCACGCGGTACTCCTGCCATCCGGTGAGGGCCATGAACGCCCGCCCGAGCGGATACTTGTCGGGGTCGTTGGTCTCGATCACCACCGCCAGCCCGTTGGACCGCACCACCTCGCCGATGCCGATGCCGGCCATGTAGTTGCCGCGCTCGTCGAGCCAGCCGCGGATCGACGGATCGATGCCGAGGTAGCGCACCGCGGCCAGTGCCTCGCCGGGACCGAGTGCCGGGACGGGCGCCTCGACCATCTCGAAGCAATCTTCGCTGACGGCACCGCGCGGCCGCTCGCGCAGCACGACCTGCCTGTTGACCGTCGGCCTGGCCCCCACGAAGGGGGAACCTAGCGCGGCTCGGATGATCTCGATCCGCCCGGGCCACCGCCCTCGACTCGCGGCACCGAGTTCGGACGTGCGATCGTGGACAACGTGGTGGGAGCGGGCCGATGACCGGGCAGTTGGACGCCGAGCTCGGGCTCCTGGAGCTGTTCGCCGGAGTCGACGCCGAGAGTCTGCGCCGGGTCGCGGCCGCGATGTCGGCCCGGTCGGTGCCGGCGGGCCAGCAGCTGGTCCGCGAGGGGGAGCCGGGGTCTTCCTTCTTCGTGGTCCTCGACGGCACCGTCGCAGTCACCCGGCTCGGCGACGACGGCGAAGTCCACGCGCTCGGTGCCTTCGGGCCGGGTTCGATCCTCGGCGAGATGTCGATGCTCACCAACCGAGTGCGGCGGGCAAGCGTCACCGCGGTCGACGACGCCCGCGTCGCGGAGGGCGACGAGGCCGCCTTCGCGGCCTTGCTCGAGGTGACCCCGGTGCACGATCGGATCACGGCGATCACCGCCCGGCGCCTGGCCGAGAACGTACGCCCCGTTCACACCAGATTGCGCGACGGTACGGCCGTCGAGCTGCGGCCTCTCGTGCCCGCCGACCGCGGCGAATTCGAAGAGGCGCTGAACCATCTCTCCGCGGAGTCGCTGCGCAGGCGGTTCTTCACCCCGGGGCGTCCGAGCGCGAGGGTGATCGACCATCTGGTGAACATCAACTACGTCGACCACTTCGCCTGGCGGGTCGCCACCGACCCCGGCGGAACAGCACTGGCGACGGGTCGTTACGTGCGCCGGCACGCCGACCCGAAGCGGGCAGAGGTGGCGTTCGGCGTGGTCGACGAGTTCCACGGACGAGGCCTCGGCACGCTGCTGCTCGGCGCCCTTGCGGTGGCGGCCCAGCCGGCCGGCATCGAGGTCTTCGAAGCTGAAGTGCTCGTCGACAACAGCCCGATGCTCGCCGTGTTCACGAAGGTGGGTGCCGAGGTGTCGCGCTCGGAGCCGGGTGTGCTCGCGGTGCAGATGGAGCGCGCGGCGGCGGAACAGCTGATCGACGACGTGCTGCGGGCGAAGATCCGCCGCGCGGCGCGAGAGGTGGTCACCGCCGCCGGATTGGCTCTTGCCAAGTCGACCGGTGGGTAGGGTGGGCGGCCAGTCGCGAACGGAGTACGGACGGGTAGATGAGCGAACCGGACAACATCGCGCGCGACGCCGACCGTGAGGATGCTGCTCGCGACGACGCCCACGACCTCGAGCTGCTGCGCAGGTATGAGCCGATCGTTCGCTTCACCGAGGGCGAGTACTTCTTCCCCGCGCCGGTGGAGTCGTACGTGCGATCCAGCGCGTTGTGGACCACGAGCGCGCGTGGGCGGCGGCGGATCGTCGCCGAGCGTGGTCAGCTCGCGCTCGAGGGGCTGGTCGAGCTCGATGCCAAGACGTCAGGTGAGCTGTTCCTCGCCCTCGTCGGCGAGCCGGCCTCGCGCATCGAGTTGATCCGCTGGCGCCTTCGACGCGACCGGCCCCGGTTCAGGGCCGGCACTCGGCTCGGCCAGGTGGGGGTGCTCAGCAGGTTGGTCGACGCCTTCAACAGGGCGTCGCTGATCGTGCGCGGCAAGGTCGGATCGGGCTCGGAGGCCGCCGCCGAGATGTTGTACCGCGCCGACGCGTCGGCTCGTGACCACCACCCCTACTACGGCCGTGTCGTGCACCAGGCCGGCTACGTGGTGCTCCAGTACTGGTACTTCTACTACTTCAACGACTGGCGTTCGCGGGCTCACGGCGTGAACGACCACGAGGGGGACTGGGAGCAGGTCACGATCTTCCTTGCCGAGCAGGACGACGGCCCTGCCCGGCCGGCATGGGTGGCGTTCTCTGCTCACGACGAGGTGGGCGACGACCTGAGGCGCCGCTGGGACGACCCCGACATGACGCGCGAGGGGGACCATCCGGTGGTGTTCGCCGGGCTCGGGTCCCACTCGGGCGCGTACCTCCCCGGGGACTACCTGATCTCGGTCGACCCCGCGTCGCTGCCCGCCGCGCTGCGCTGGAGCCGGCAGCTGTCGCGTTTCGTGCTCCCCTGGCTGCGGGGTACGGCTGCCGAGCGGTTCGGTGTGCCGTACGTCGACTACTCCCGCGGCGACGGCCGCGCGATCGGGCCGGGGTGCACTCACTCGTGGACTCCGGTGCCGATCGACGACGACACCGACTGGGTCATCGGCTACTTCGGGCTGTGGGGCAACGACACCGAAGACCCCTTCGGCGGCGAGCGCGGCCCGGCCGGCCCGCGCTACGAGCGCGGCGGGATCGTTCGCGCGTCGTGGGCGGACCCCGTCGGCTGGGCCGGCCTCGAGAAGGTCGCCCCCAACGAGGGCGAATGTCGCCGCCTGGTGGAGGAGCGGGTGACGGAGATCGACGAGCAGATCGCCGTCATGGCGAAGGATCAGGTGGTGCTGCGGCGCAAGCTGCGCACCGAGGTCGCGGCCGGGCACGTGAACCCGAGCGTCGACGAGGCAGGTGTGCGCAACCTGACGGCGGAACGGGTGGCGCTCGAGGACGCGCGGCGCCGGTTGCAGCGCGTCTCGGCGACGGCTCCGACGATCGCCGACCCCCACGCCCATCTACGGCACCGCAACCTGCCGTTGCCGGCGACGATGGACGGCCGTCAGCGGGTGTTGCAGGTGTGGTCGGCGATCAGCACGCCGCTCGTCTTCGTCGCGGTGGCCCTCATGTTCATGCCACTCGGGCGTTCGGTGGCGGGAGTCGGATTGGCGGGCGTCCTCGTCATCACGACACTCGAGGCGATCGCGCGGGGCCGGCTGTTCGCCTTCCTCGTCGGGCTCGTGGCGCTCCTCGTCGGGGGAGCGGTCGTCGTCGCCCTGATCGTCGGGATGATCACCGAATGGCGCCTCACCGTGGTGGCCGTACTGCTCCTCGCCGCGCTCTCGGTGCTGCTGCTCAACCTGGTGGAGTTGCGCAGGTCCTGACCCGCGTCACGAGGATCAGCCGAAGGCCAGCTGCCACCAGCGTTCGAGACGCTCCCGGTGCCGCCCCGGCACGAGGAGCAGGTGGTTGCCGAGCGGATCCTCCAGCAGGGAGCCGGCCCGCACGCCCTCGAGGCGGACGGT encodes:
- a CDS encoding cyclic nucleotide-binding domain-containing protein; protein product: MTGQLDAELGLLELFAGVDAESLRRVAAAMSARSVPAGQQLVREGEPGSSFFVVLDGTVAVTRLGDDGEVHALGAFGPGSILGEMSMLTNRVRRASVTAVDDARVAEGDEAAFAALLEVTPVHDRITAITARRLAENVRPVHTRLRDGTAVELRPLVPADRGEFEEALNHLSAESLRRRFFTPGRPSARVIDHLVNINYVDHFAWRVATDPGGTALATGRYVRRHADPKRAEVAFGVVDEFHGRGLGTLLLGALAVAAQPAGIEVFEAEVLVDNSPMLAVFTKVGAEVSRSEPGVLAVQMERAAAEQLIDDVLRAKIRRAAREVVTAAGLALAKSTGG
- a CDS encoding universal stress protein; translation: MPFTVLLCTDGSDLAEAALAEGLAVLRHPDRVVVATVIEPADPTLVVGTGLAGGVISPSEMDRLQEDRMGAAREALQAACSRLGLADAEQQILVGAPGQALCDLAESLPASVLVIGTRGRGGIRRAMLGSVSDYVVRRAPCPVVTRNAD
- a CDS encoding NADP-dependent oxidoreductase, with protein sequence MGARPTVNRQVVLRERPRGAVSEDCFEMVEAPVPALGPGEALAAVRYLGIDPSIRGWLDERGNYMAGIGIGEVVRSNGLAVVIETNDPDKYPLGRAFMALTGWQEYRVLAAQEPFPVTLIGEDVELLDALNVLGHVGLTAYLGVTEVARPEPGETFVVSAAASGVGAVAGQVAKLRGAHVIGIAGGPQKCAWIVDELGFDAAIDYKAEDVAARLKELAPRGVDVYFDNVGGELLDTVLRRLAQHGRVVMCGDISTYQLVGSPPPLHNLRYVMGKRARLEGFNTLDHWGAYEAGSAQLAAWLAEGKIKHREHVLQGLDRAPEALVRLFAGDHVGKLVVQVAT